A stretch of Dama dama isolate Ldn47 chromosome 22, ASM3311817v1, whole genome shotgun sequence DNA encodes these proteins:
- the CDC42EP1 gene encoding cdc42 effector protein 1, whose amino-acid sequence MPGPQGAGGAPAMNLGKLSPVGWVSSSQGKKRLTADMISPPLGDFRHTMHVGRGGDVFGDTSFLSNHGGSSGSTHRSPRGFLAKKLQLVRRVGAPPRRMASPPAPSPAPPAISPIIKNAISLPQLNQAAYDSLVVGKLSFDRSPGSSTDGHSAYGVDSGFCTISRLPRPEKPRDRDRDSSFPAEPELRRSDSLLSFRLDLDLGPSLLTELLGAMSLSEGSAAETPAPAPAASPPASVANPPAPASSPSPRGRCPNGVTTRLGPVAEARASVVGEGPRVPAGEGPGRHWGAVSGGSQSCRHYTEVDARGEGVGALSQVRASWGSLDEEWGASQAGSRTPVPSTVQANTFEFADAEEDDEVKV is encoded by the exons ATGCCGGGCCCCCAGGGGGCCGGAGGAGCCCCGGCCATGAACCTGGGCAAGCTCTCACCCGTGGGCTGGGTGTCCAGCTCGCAGGGGAAGAAGCGGCTGACCGCAGACATGATCAGCCCCCCACTTGGGGATTTCCGCCACACCATGCATGTGGGCCGCGGCGGGGATGTCTTCGGTGACACCTCCTTCCTCAGCAACCATGGTGGCAGCTCAGGGAGCACCCACCGCTCACCCCGGGGCTTCCTGGCCAAGAAGCTGCAGCTGGTGCGGAGGGTGGGGGCCCCGCCCCGGAGGATGGCTTCTCCGCCCGCACCCTCGCCTGCTCCACCGGCCATCTCCCCCATCATCAAGAATGCCATCTCCCTGCCTCAGCTCAACCAGGCGGCCTATGACAGCCTCGTGGTGGGCAAGCTCAGCTTTGACCGCAGCCCTGGCAGCTCCACGGACGGCCACTCTGCTTACG GAGTGGACTCCGGGTTCTGCACCATCTCCCGCCTGCCTCGCCCAGAAAAGCCTCGTGACCGAGACCGTGATAGCTCCTTCCCCGCTGAGCCTGAGCTTCGACGTTCTGACTCCCTCCTGTCCTTCCGCCTGGACCTCGACCTTGGGCCCTCCCTCCTCACTGAGCTCCTGGGGGCCATGAGCCTCTCAGAAGGCTCTGCAGCGGAGACCCCAGCCCCGGCTCCTGCTGCAAGTCCCCCAGCCTCTGTTGCAAACCCCCCGGCCCCTGCCTCAAGCCCCTCACCTCGTGGACGCTGCCCCAATGGGGTAACCACCAGGTTGGGCCCAGTGGCCGAGGCAAGGGCCAGTGTGGTGGGAGAGGGCCCCCGTGTGCCTGCTGGTGAGGGCCCCGGCAGGCACTGGGGAGCTGTCTCGGGTGGCAGCCAAAGCTGCCGCCACTACACTGAGGTAGATGCTCGGGGCGAGGGGGTGGGGGCGTTGTCCCAGGTTCGGGCCTCCTGGGGGAGCCTGGACGAAGAGTGGGGGGCATCCCAGGCAGGCAGCAGGACCCCCGTGCCCAGCACAGTGCAGGCCAACACCTTCGAGTTTGCTGATGCTGAGGAAGACGACGAGGTCAAGGTGTGA